A window of the Streptomyces sp. NBC_01351 genome harbors these coding sequences:
- a CDS encoding GNAT family N-acetyltransferase, with protein sequence MAKVRAARADEAEALTGLVMRSKAHWGYDPGFLAACADDLRIRPQDVVVRRIVVAEDERGAVLGLASLEGTPPRGVLGLLFVEPAAIGLGVGRLLYADVLRRAVELGVRRLAIDSDPHAAGFYRAMGAVAAPGGRDTGHGPDGLVPFEVAPVPLADWAREWTGGGQAVHLGNVAEFNAQFADATLDREQRPAHHYACLAAFYSPHPAVLVLPRAVPREWTALVGRQLGWSGVEVYDGLVEAERGPGFLGAVRERPALAARLTGAGLPLVPWGLTQPFAELAGRPWQARELRYESKSASHEMFGRILAEGGHPGIVLPAQWRAGTRWAAVRLLSARARAGEITVLKSEHGVGGSGTTVVTPAQVRAAGGARALLRRLPRGPLLVEEYVSAPPEDEDPRDLTYDGFVDAEGRVHEAGGAVMDVRDGCYAGATVGPGVLPEWAGKPLTAFGAAVGRELAAAGYRGWFDVDFVTAGAERLAPTETNLRLTGPSIAFMVAARLDALRGAGHLVRIVDRVELGARLPEAQLDELCTDLARACAELDAVFVPAIPTAAFDPMPWLGVLVAAHGAEALDAAEALVRSRAREVGADFEDFQDVENY encoded by the coding sequence TTGGCAAAGGTCAGGGCGGCGCGGGCGGACGAGGCGGAGGCCCTGACGGGGCTGGTGATGCGCTCCAAGGCGCACTGGGGGTACGACCCCGGGTTCCTCGCCGCGTGCGCGGATGACCTGCGGATCCGCCCTCAGGACGTGGTCGTGCGCAGGATCGTGGTGGCCGAGGACGAGCGCGGGGCGGTGCTCGGACTCGCCTCCCTGGAGGGCACTCCCCCGCGGGGTGTCCTGGGACTGCTGTTCGTGGAGCCGGCGGCCATCGGGCTTGGAGTGGGGCGGCTGCTCTACGCGGACGTGCTGCGACGGGCGGTGGAGCTGGGGGTGCGCAGGCTGGCGATCGACTCCGATCCGCACGCGGCCGGGTTCTACCGGGCGATGGGGGCGGTGGCCGCGCCGGGTGGCCGGGACACGGGCCACGGGCCCGACGGCCTCGTGCCCTTCGAGGTGGCCCCCGTCCCGCTCGCCGACTGGGCGCGGGAGTGGACCGGCGGCGGCCAGGCCGTGCACCTGGGCAACGTCGCGGAGTTCAACGCGCAGTTCGCCGACGCCACCTTGGACCGGGAGCAGCGGCCCGCCCACCACTACGCGTGCCTGGCCGCCTTCTACAGCCCGCACCCGGCCGTGCTGGTGCTGCCGCGGGCGGTGCCTCGGGAGTGGACGGCGCTCGTCGGCCGCCAGTTGGGCTGGTCGGGGGTGGAGGTGTACGACGGGCTGGTGGAGGCCGAGCGGGGTCCGGGGTTCCTCGGCGCCGTACGGGAGCGGCCTGCGCTCGCCGCGCGGCTGACGGGGGCCGGGCTGCCCCTCGTACCGTGGGGGCTGACGCAGCCGTTCGCGGAGCTGGCGGGCCGGCCGTGGCAGGCCCGGGAGCTGCGGTACGAGTCGAAGTCCGCGTCGCACGAGATGTTCGGCCGGATCCTGGCGGAGGGCGGGCATCCCGGGATCGTGCTGCCCGCGCAGTGGCGGGCCGGTACCCGGTGGGCGGCGGTGCGGCTGCTGTCGGCGCGGGCCAGGGCGGGCGAGATCACCGTTCTGAAATCGGAGCACGGCGTCGGGGGTTCGGGCACCACGGTGGTCACCCCCGCGCAGGTCCGGGCGGCCGGCGGGGCCCGCGCCCTGCTGCGGCGGCTGCCGCGCGGGCCGCTGCTGGTGGAGGAGTACGTCAGCGCCCCGCCCGAGGACGAGGACCCGCGCGATCTCACGTACGACGGCTTCGTGGACGCCGAGGGCCGGGTGCACGAGGCCGGCGGCGCCGTGATGGACGTCCGGGACGGCTGCTACGCGGGCGCCACGGTCGGCCCCGGGGTGCTGCCCGAGTGGGCCGGCAAGCCCCTCACCGCTTTCGGCGCCGCCGTGGGCCGGGAGCTGGCCGCCGCCGGCTACCGGGGCTGGTTCGACGTGGACTTCGTGACCGCCGGCGCGGAGCGGCTCGCGCCGACCGAGACCAATCTGCGGCTGACCGGGCCGTCCATCGCCTTCATGGTGGCGGCCCGGCTCGACGCGCTGCGGGGCGCGGGTCACCTCGTACGGATCGTCGACCGGGTGGAGCTCGGCGCGCGGCTGCCCGAGGCGCAGCTGGACGAACTGTGCACGGACCTGGCGCGGGCCTGCGCCGAGCTCGACGCGGTCTTCGTCCCCGCCATTCCGACGGCCGCCTTCGACCCGATGCCCTGGCTCGGCGTGCTGGTGGCCGCGCACGGCGCGGAGGCGCTGGACGCGGCCGAGGCACTGGTGCGGTCCCGGGCACGGGAAGTCGGCGCGGACTTCGAAGACTTCCAGGACGTCGAGAACTACTAG
- a CDS encoding AMP-binding protein, with product MTQGSESVRFGKSTTDTVLHRFEQWARDAPEALALVVGERSLTYGQLDARANQLAHHLLAAGLPPGELVAVGTVRQAELVVALLAVLKAGGVYVLLDVEHPRTGRRQLAAAEPFILLTDVAQQAALDHGGGLRVIRLDAEAAAIVERPGTPPPPPAPGRTAAILFTGAAEPRAVPVGHGRLLAAHDGWAEAARLTPEDLHLFTAGPDVTAFAAGWTRALCTGGALVLPEGATWKPEDLARTVSMKDVTVLHSDPGTAVRLFTRDADGSHTVPGGRRQPAPRLWSVRLLAVTGDRLYLDEQIALQDRLRAGARVLNVFALTEAAGTGTYFELPQLQRPQDDPERTSLLGTPFPGWQVHVLDGEIRLTPPGGGDAVPTGDLGRLRPDGLLEYGGRLRDRITRADGSAFDPYAVESEIRTHPGVGAAVVVTAPGGPQDRIAAYVVPPPAARDGDRVAVQPDLDALRDHLWGKVPAADRPTRMVRLRTLPRTRAGGEDREAVPKPVQPEASAGGSGKYGSARTPGPSAVGWLEACLLLPVAGLVLLLTYVLWPGSMDLRGVPSPWATLFSILYVFESWAFVGGMLFLFVGRGWVRGHSRGQSDGLIAAAHLAVAYLLIAWWPQDNFYRLAAKQDWPRQAALVYTFNIPLMIAAFVVVRFLSWTPGPSADSRDES from the coding sequence ATGACGCAGGGATCCGAGTCCGTACGCTTCGGCAAGAGCACCACCGACACCGTCCTGCACCGCTTCGAGCAGTGGGCCCGTGACGCCCCCGAGGCCCTCGCCCTCGTCGTCGGCGAGCGCAGCCTCACCTACGGCCAACTCGACGCGCGCGCCAACCAGCTGGCACACCATCTGCTCGCCGCCGGCCTTCCACCGGGCGAGCTCGTCGCCGTCGGCACCGTCCGGCAGGCCGAACTCGTCGTCGCCCTCCTCGCGGTCCTCAAGGCCGGCGGAGTCTACGTCCTCCTCGACGTCGAGCACCCTCGCACCGGGCGCCGGCAGCTCGCCGCCGCCGAGCCCTTCATCCTGCTCACCGACGTGGCCCAGCAGGCCGCCCTCGACCACGGTGGCGGGTTGCGGGTGATCCGGCTCGACGCGGAGGCCGCCGCCATCGTCGAGCGGCCCGGCACACCGCCGCCGCCCCCCGCCCCCGGCCGGACCGCGGCGATCCTGTTCACCGGTGCGGCCGAGCCGCGCGCCGTCCCCGTCGGCCACGGCCGGCTGCTCGCCGCCCATGACGGCTGGGCCGAGGCCGCCCGCCTCACCCCCGAGGACCTCCACCTGTTCACCGCGGGCCCGGACGTCACCGCCTTCGCGGCCGGCTGGACCAGGGCCCTGTGTACCGGCGGCGCCCTCGTCCTGCCCGAGGGCGCCACGTGGAAGCCCGAGGACCTCGCCCGAACCGTCTCCATGAAGGACGTCACCGTCCTCCACTCCGACCCGGGCACCGCCGTACGGCTGTTCACCCGGGACGCGGACGGCAGCCACACCGTCCCCGGCGGCCGGCGCCAACCCGCTCCCCGCCTGTGGTCCGTGCGACTGCTCGCCGTCACCGGGGACCGGCTCTACCTCGACGAGCAGATCGCCCTCCAGGACCGGCTCCGCGCCGGCGCCCGCGTACTGAACGTGTTCGCCCTCACCGAAGCCGCCGGCACCGGCACCTACTTCGAACTGCCCCAGTTGCAGCGCCCGCAGGACGACCCGGAGCGCACATCGCTGCTCGGCACCCCCTTCCCCGGCTGGCAGGTCCACGTCCTGGACGGGGAGATCCGGCTGACCCCGCCCGGCGGCGGTGACGCCGTCCCCACCGGGGACCTCGGCCGGCTCCGCCCCGACGGACTGCTGGAGTACGGCGGCCGCCTGCGCGACCGCATCACCAGGGCCGACGGCAGCGCGTTCGATCCGTACGCGGTCGAGTCCGAGATCCGCACCCACCCGGGCGTCGGCGCGGCCGTCGTGGTCACCGCCCCCGGCGGGCCGCAGGACAGGATCGCCGCCTACGTCGTCCCGCCGCCGGCCGCCCGCGACGGGGACCGGGTCGCAGTCCAACCGGACTTGGACGCGCTGCGCGATCACCTGTGGGGGAAGGTGCCCGCCGCCGACAGGCCGACCCGGATGGTCCGGCTGCGCACCCTGCCCCGCACCCGGGCGGGCGGGGAGGACCGGGAGGCGGTGCCGAAGCCCGTGCAACCGGAGGCTTCGGCCGGCGGCAGCGGCAAGTACGGGTCCGCCCGCACGCCGGGGCCGTCGGCGGTGGGCTGGCTGGAGGCCTGCCTGTTGCTTCCGGTGGCCGGGCTGGTCCTGCTGCTCACGTACGTGCTCTGGCCCGGCTCCATGGACCTCAGGGGGGTGCCCAGTCCATGGGCGACCCTGTTCTCCATCCTCTACGTCTTCGAGTCGTGGGCGTTCGTCGGGGGGATGCTGTTCCTGTTCGTGGGCCGGGGATGGGTGAGGGGCCACAGCCGTGGGCAGAGCGACGGCCTCATCGCCGCGGCCCACCTGGCCGTCGCCTACCTGCTGATCGCCTGGTGGCCACAGGACAACTTCTACCGGCTGGCGGCCAAACAGGACTGGCCGCGCCAGGCCGCCCTCGTGTACACGTTCAACATCCCGCTGATGATCGCGGCCTTCGTCGTGGTCCGCTTCCTGTCCTGGACACCCGGACCCTCCGCGGACTCCCGCGACGAGTCCTAG
- a CDS encoding bestrophin-like domain, whose product MTTMIVVAAVALLASIAANRYLRPRVVSDDDPGMSVRELIGPMQTLTVLLLAFVLATSAASYSKADDAARAEAHALDHLAEVASYLPDAHRTRLQSDVVCYARAVRQMEWPAMADGRSASEPGVWSGDFRRSFRELRADQSFGMLVAADENRSAQRQQRLAQASPTIPPPIMWFLLIALALTILGLGISIPHRNNGAQLVALTVITALLTSALVMIYTIDRPFAGFIHISPTAIQAIEQETFQELTAARAGTLLPCDGSGLALAAAR is encoded by the coding sequence ATGACCACCATGATCGTGGTGGCAGCGGTCGCGCTCCTCGCCTCGATCGCCGCCAACCGCTACCTGCGGCCCAGAGTGGTGAGCGACGACGATCCAGGCATGAGCGTCCGCGAGCTGATCGGACCGATGCAGACCCTCACCGTCCTGCTCCTGGCCTTCGTCCTCGCCACCTCGGCCGCCTCGTACAGCAAGGCGGACGATGCCGCCCGCGCCGAAGCGCACGCCCTCGACCACCTCGCCGAGGTGGCCTCGTACCTGCCCGATGCCCACCGCACACGGCTTCAGTCCGACGTCGTCTGCTACGCGCGTGCCGTGCGGCAGATGGAATGGCCGGCGATGGCGGACGGCCGGAGCGCCTCCGAACCCGGCGTGTGGAGCGGCGACTTCCGCCGGTCGTTCCGGGAACTGCGGGCCGATCAGTCCTTCGGCATGCTCGTCGCCGCCGACGAGAACCGCTCCGCACAACGCCAGCAGCGGCTGGCCCAGGCCAGCCCCACGATTCCCCCGCCGATCATGTGGTTCCTGCTCATCGCCCTGGCCCTGACCATCCTCGGCCTCGGCATCTCCATCCCCCACCGGAACAACGGCGCACAGCTCGTCGCCCTCACGGTGATCACGGCCCTGCTGACCAGCGCGCTCGTGATGATCTACACGATCGACCGGCCCTTCGCCGGATTCATCCACATCTCGCCGACTGCGATCCAGGCCATCGAGCAGGAGACCTTCCAGGAGCTCACCGCCGCCCGGGCCGGGACCCTGCTTCCCTGCGACGGCTCGGGGCTCGCGCTGGCGGCGGCCCGTTGA
- a CDS encoding ABC transporter ATP-binding protein has product MDMEVTAWTSLHSAINAEQDRRPLSRASLRRIAAFGRPHRRGLTCFLLLSVVTALLAVATPVLASRVVDAIVAGRDSGTVVRLALLIALIAVAEAGLGLLIRRLSATLGEGLILDLRTAVFDHVQRMPVAFFTRTRTGALVSRLNNDVIGAQRAFSNTLSGVVANTVTLLLTLVVMLSISWQITLLALALLPVFVLPARRMGTRMAGMQREAAALNAAMGTQMTERFSAPGATLVKLFGRPADESAEFAARAARVRDIGIRTAMAQSTFITALTLVSALALALVYGLGGFYALRGTLDAGSVVALALLLTRLYAPLTALAGARVEVMSAMVSFERVFEILDLKPLIAEKPDARRVPEGPVAVEFDGVSFGYPSADKVSLASLESVATLDTRGGTPVLHEVSFRAEPGQMIALVGSSGAGKSTIAQLLPRLYDADAGTVRLGGIDVRDLTADSIRETLGMVTQDGHLFHESVRANLMLARPDATEEEIWEALRRSRLEGLVASLPDGLDTVVGERGYRLSGGERQRLTIARLLLARQRVVVLDEATAHLDSTSEAAVQEALGEALAGRTAVVIAHRLSTVQAADTILVVEDGRIVERGTHTELLAARGRYEELYRTQFATADAAGGDGVPASGGAVPASGA; this is encoded by the coding sequence ATGGACATGGAAGTCACCGCCTGGACCTCGCTGCACAGCGCGATCAACGCCGAACAGGACCGTCGCCCGCTCTCCCGGGCGAGCCTGCGCCGCATCGCCGCCTTCGGCCGCCCGCACCGCCGCGGGCTCACCTGCTTCCTCCTGCTGAGCGTGGTCACCGCCCTGCTCGCGGTGGCCACCCCGGTGCTCGCCAGCCGGGTCGTCGACGCCATCGTCGCCGGCCGGGACAGCGGAACGGTCGTCCGGCTCGCGCTGCTCATCGCGCTGATCGCGGTGGCCGAGGCGGGGCTGGGCCTGCTGATCCGCAGACTGTCGGCGACCCTCGGCGAGGGGCTGATCCTGGACCTGCGGACGGCGGTCTTCGACCACGTGCAGCGGATGCCGGTCGCCTTCTTCACACGGACCCGGACGGGCGCCCTGGTCAGCCGGCTCAACAATGACGTGATCGGTGCCCAACGGGCCTTCAGCAACACCCTGTCGGGAGTGGTCGCCAACACCGTGACCCTGCTGCTGACCCTGGTCGTGATGCTGAGCATCTCGTGGCAGATCACCCTGCTGGCGCTGGCGCTGCTGCCGGTGTTCGTGTTGCCTGCCCGCCGGATGGGCACCCGCATGGCGGGGATGCAGCGGGAGGCCGCGGCGCTGAACGCCGCGATGGGCACCCAGATGACCGAGCGGTTCTCCGCCCCCGGCGCGACGCTGGTCAAGCTGTTCGGGCGCCCCGCGGACGAGTCCGCCGAGTTCGCGGCCCGGGCGGCGCGGGTGCGCGACATCGGGATCCGTACGGCGATGGCCCAGTCGACCTTCATCACGGCCCTCACCCTGGTCTCCGCCCTGGCGCTGGCGCTCGTCTACGGGCTCGGCGGCTTCTACGCCCTGCGCGGGACCCTGGACGCCGGTTCCGTCGTCGCCCTCGCCCTTCTGCTGACAAGGCTCTACGCGCCGCTCACGGCACTCGCGGGTGCCCGGGTCGAGGTGATGAGCGCCATGGTCAGCTTCGAGCGGGTCTTCGAGATCCTCGACCTGAAGCCGCTGATCGCGGAGAAGCCGGACGCCCGCCGGGTGCCGGAGGGGCCGGTGGCCGTGGAGTTCGACGGGGTCTCCTTCGGCTACCCCTCCGCCGACAAGGTCTCGCTCGCCTCGCTGGAGTCCGTCGCCACCCTGGACACCCGGGGCGGGACGCCGGTGCTGCACGAGGTGTCCTTCCGCGCCGAACCCGGCCAGATGATCGCCCTGGTGGGCTCGTCGGGCGCCGGCAAGTCGACCATCGCGCAGTTGCTGCCGCGGCTGTACGACGCCGACGCGGGCACGGTCCGCCTCGGCGGGATCGACGTACGGGACCTCACGGCCGACTCGATCCGCGAGACGCTCGGCATGGTCACCCAGGACGGGCACCTCTTCCACGAGTCGGTTCGGGCGAACCTGATGCTGGCCAGGCCGGACGCGACCGAGGAGGAGATCTGGGAGGCCCTGCGCCGCTCCCGCCTGGAGGGGCTGGTCGCCTCGCTGCCGGACGGGCTGGACACGGTCGTCGGGGAGCGCGGCTACCGCCTGTCGGGCGGGGAGCGGCAGCGACTGACCATCGCCCGGCTGCTGCTGGCCCGGCAGCGGGTGGTGGTCCTCGACGAGGCCACGGCCCACCTGGACTCCACCTCGGAGGCGGCCGTGCAGGAGGCCCTGGGCGAGGCCCTCGCGGGCCGGACCGCGGTGGTGATCGCGCACCGGCTGTCGACCGTGCAGGCGGCGGACACGATCCTGGTCGTCGAGGACGGCCGGATCGTGGAACGGGGCACGCACACCGAGCTGCTGGCGGCTCGGGGACGGTACGAGGAGCTCTACCGGACCCAGTTCGCCACGGCGGACGCGGCCGGGGGTGACGGGGTACCGGCTTCGGGCGGCGCCGTCCCGGCCTCGGGAGCATGA
- a CDS encoding DUF350 domain-containing protein — protein MSDIINGLGRTSAYGALGLVLLILGIVLVDVLTPGKLPKQIWEERNRNAAVMLSSALLGIGGIVFTSIWTTYDDFGKGLLSTAAFGVLGLVLMAVAFLVLDLVTPGKLGAIVVDPEPHPAVWVTASCNLAVAAIVAASIA, from the coding sequence ATGAGCGACATCATCAACGGACTTGGCCGAACCAGCGCCTACGGCGCCCTGGGCCTGGTCCTGCTGATCCTCGGCATCGTCCTCGTGGACGTGCTGACGCCCGGGAAGCTGCCCAAGCAGATCTGGGAGGAGCGCAACCGCAACGCGGCCGTCATGCTCAGCTCCGCGCTCCTCGGCATCGGCGGCATCGTCTTCACCTCGATCTGGACGACCTACGACGACTTCGGCAAGGGTCTGCTGTCGACGGCGGCCTTCGGCGTGCTCGGCCTGGTCCTGATGGCGGTCGCCTTCCTGGTGCTCGACCTGGTGACGCCCGGCAAGCTCGGCGCCATCGTGGTCGACCCCGAGCCGCACCCTGCGGTCTGGGTCACGGCCTCCTGCAACCTGGCCGTGGCCGCGATCGTCGCCGCCTCGATCGCCTGA
- a CDS encoding VOC family protein: protein MDIKLELVAVPVTDVDRAKAFYERIGFNADHDVTVSEDIRFVQLTPPGSKCSIAVGKGLTRMAPGSLDNMQVVVTDIEEAYEDLRGRGIEVTEIQDLPWGSFVYFSDPDGNGWAVQQTTPRKATEPPA, encoded by the coding sequence ATGGACATCAAGCTGGAGCTCGTCGCCGTGCCCGTCACCGATGTGGACCGGGCCAAGGCCTTCTACGAACGGATCGGCTTCAACGCCGACCATGACGTGACCGTGAGCGAGGACATCCGCTTCGTGCAGCTGACCCCGCCGGGGTCGAAGTGCTCGATCGCGGTCGGCAAGGGGCTCACCCGGATGGCTCCGGGATCACTGGACAACATGCAGGTCGTCGTCACCGACATCGAGGAGGCGTACGAGGACCTTCGGGGGCGGGGCATCGAGGTGACCGAGATCCAGGACTTGCCCTGGGGCTCGTTCGTCTACTTCTCGGACCCCGACGGCAACGGCTGGGCGGTCCAGCAGACCACCCCCCGCAAGGCGACCGAGCCCCCGGCGTGA
- a CDS encoding alpha/beta hydrolase produces MRRFGRTLVTAALAVTVVAGTAGWASGDSQRAVTGPPPGAAAWRADSVAGRPLPDPAGATPQEVARFFAGLDDSARRRLVRSHPLVVGNLDGAPLALRYEANRIAVAATGEARYASLAAPGRQILAFDPRGRGQVAEVFGDLERARHVSVIVPGSDNDAGTYDAGRKPHTGPAGMARTLRAATGAPGTTGDAQASGDAQAAGAASGAVAVVAWIGYTTPVGVGLDAAGGRLASAGATRLARFTAGLDAVGAPDPVLFCHSYGSVVCGLAARDTDATDIVAFGTPGMRADTAASLHTRARVWAARGPSDWIADVPNVEFAGIGHGADPTSPAFGARRVPAADVQGHTGYFTPGTQSLAAFAAIANGDVR; encoded by the coding sequence ATGCGCCGCTTCGGAAGGACGCTGGTCACTGCCGCGCTGGCGGTGACCGTCGTCGCGGGTACCGCGGGATGGGCCTCCGGCGACAGCCAGCGGGCGGTCACCGGGCCGCCACCGGGCGCCGCCGCCTGGCGGGCGGACTCGGTCGCCGGCCGGCCGCTGCCCGATCCGGCGGGCGCGACCCCGCAGGAGGTGGCACGGTTCTTCGCCGGGCTGGACGATTCCGCGCGGCGGCGGCTCGTACGGTCCCACCCCCTCGTCGTGGGGAACCTGGACGGGGCGCCGCTCGCCCTTCGGTACGAGGCCAACCGGATCGCCGTCGCGGCCACGGGCGAGGCCCGCTACGCGTCGCTCGCGGCGCCGGGCCGGCAGATCCTGGCCTTCGACCCGCGCGGCCGGGGGCAGGTCGCCGAGGTGTTCGGCGACCTGGAGCGGGCGCGGCACGTCTCGGTGATCGTGCCCGGCTCGGACAACGACGCCGGTACCTACGACGCCGGGCGCAAGCCGCACACCGGCCCGGCCGGGATGGCCCGGACGCTGCGGGCGGCGACCGGGGCGCCAGGGACGACCGGGGACGCGCAAGCGAGCGGGGACGCGCAAGCGGCCGGGGCGGCCTCGGGGGCCGTCGCGGTCGTCGCGTGGATCGGGTACACGACCCCGGTCGGGGTCGGTCTGGACGCGGCCGGCGGGCGGCTGGCCTCGGCCGGGGCGACCCGGCTGGCCCGGTTCACCGCCGGCCTGGATGCGGTCGGCGCGCCCGACCCAGTGCTGTTCTGCCACAGCTACGGCTCGGTGGTCTGCGGGCTCGCCGCCCGGGACACGGACGCCACCGACATCGTGGCCTTCGGCACCCCCGGCATGCGGGCGGACACCGCAGCCTCGCTGCACACCCGAGCCCGCGTGTGGGCGGCCCGGGGGCCCTCCGACTGGATCGCCGACGTGCCGAACGTCGAGTTCGCCGGGATCGGCCACGGCGCCGACCCCACCTCCCCGGCGTTCGGCGCCCGCCGGGTGCCCGCCGCGGACGTGCAGGGCCACACCGGCTACTTCACGCCCGGCACCCAGTCCCTGGCGGCGTTCGCCGCGATCGCGAACGGAGACGTCCGATGA
- a CDS encoding acyltransferase family protein codes for MSTLTALKRTAERIDRQTPTHRDRAIDGLRALALLAVPTGHWLLGGFTLDADGGLHNASPLSAFGALAPASWVLQMLGIFFLVGGYASALSYRRRKGSTGTWLKGRIARLGRPVLGVTAVWALAAPVLYAAGVPLATLRTGATLVIQPLWFVGVYVLITALTPYCVRAAGRLGGWAAAPLLASVAVVDVLRYGPLAGSVPSWLSLLNILPGWLFAYQLGVSWGERRIGRRGAWLLLAGGTLLFAVLLVVFHYPASMVGVPGEARTNSHPPSLLVLALAAAQSGAAILLRDRLAALLARPAVWAPVVVINLCAMTILCWHQTAMLAAAVPGSFVGEVAGLTTAPDTLGWIVARVAWMPVFAVLLVGITRYARRFENPPEGVRGGRAVRRTVAGLLAAGFAVFALGLA; via the coding sequence ATGAGCACCCTCACCGCTCTGAAGCGCACCGCCGAGCGGATCGACCGGCAGACCCCCACCCATCGCGACCGGGCGATCGACGGGCTGCGCGCCCTGGCGCTGCTCGCCGTGCCGACCGGCCACTGGCTCCTCGGCGGTTTCACCCTCGACGCGGACGGCGGCCTGCACAACGCCAGCCCGCTGTCGGCCTTCGGCGCCCTCGCCCCGGCGAGCTGGGTCCTCCAGATGCTGGGCATCTTCTTCCTCGTCGGCGGGTACGCCTCGGCGCTCTCGTACCGCCGCCGCAAGGGGTCGACGGGCACGTGGCTGAAGGGCCGGATCGCCCGGCTGGGCCGGCCGGTGCTCGGGGTGACCGCCGTGTGGGCGCTGGCCGCGCCCGTCCTGTACGCGGCCGGGGTCCCGTTGGCGACGCTGCGGACCGGGGCGACGCTGGTGATCCAGCCGCTGTGGTTCGTCGGGGTGTACGTGCTGATCACCGCGCTGACTCCGTACTGCGTGCGGGCGGCAGGGCGGCTCGGCGGCTGGGCGGCGGCCCCGCTGCTCGCTTCGGTCGCCGTGGTGGACGTCCTGCGCTACGGGCCGCTCGCCGGCTCCGTGCCGTCCTGGCTGTCCCTGCTGAACATCCTGCCGGGCTGGCTGTTCGCGTACCAGCTGGGCGTCTCGTGGGGCGAGCGGCGGATCGGCCGGCGCGGGGCCTGGCTGCTGCTGGCGGGAGGGACGCTGCTGTTCGCCGTACTGCTGGTGGTCTTCCACTACCCGGCTTCGATGGTGGGGGTCCCGGGCGAGGCGCGCACCAACTCGCACCCGCCGTCGCTGCTGGTACTGGCCCTGGCCGCGGCCCAGTCGGGGGCGGCGATCCTGCTGCGCGACCGGCTGGCCGCCCTGCTGGCGCGGCCCGCGGTGTGGGCTCCGGTGGTCGTGATCAACCTGTGCGCGATGACGATCCTGTGCTGGCACCAGACGGCCATGCTGGCCGCAGCCGTTCCCGGTTCCTTCGTGGGAGAGGTGGCGGGGCTGACCACGGCTCCGGACACCCTGGGGTGGATCGTGGCGCGGGTGGCATGGATGCCGGTGTTCGCGGTGCTGCTGGTGGGCATCACCCGGTACGCGCGCCGGTTCGAGAACCCGCCGGAGGGCGTGCGCGGGGGCCGGGCGGTGCGGCGGACCGTGGCGGGGCTGCTGGCGGCGGGGTTCGCGGTGTTCGCACTGGGCCTGGCGTAG